The following proteins come from a genomic window of Salvia hispanica cultivar TCC Black 2014 chromosome 4, UniMelb_Shisp_WGS_1.0, whole genome shotgun sequence:
- the LOC125217839 gene encoding E3 ubiquitin-protein ligase UPL1 isoform X3, whose product MKLKRRRALEVPLKIKSFINNVTATPLEKIEEPLKSFSWEFDKGDFHHWVDLFNHFDTFFEKFIKPRKDLQLEENFLESDPPFPRDSVLQILRVIRVILENCTNKHFYSSYEHHLSSLLASTDADVVEACLQTLAAFLKKSIGKYIIRDVSLNSRLFSFAQGWGGKEEGLGLIPCALQDISDPIALELGSTLHFEFYSVNEDASVEPTSTEQKTRGLQVIHMPDVNASKESNLELLNKLVVDYKVPHNLRFSLLTRLRFARAFSSLEARQQYTCIRLYAFVVLVQACSDTDDLVSFFNAEPEFINELVTMLSYEDAVPEKIRILSLLSLVALCQDRSRQPTVLTAVTSGGHRGILSSLMQKAIGSVVNNSSKWSVVFAEALLSLVTVLVSSSSGCSAMREAGFIPTLLPLLKDTDPQHLHLVSTAVHVLEAFMDYSNPAAALFRDLGGLDDTISRLMVEVSHVENGIKQQSTSGDLESSEYGGSEIGTSASAELDSLQPLYSEALVSYHRRLLMKALLRAISLGTYAPGTTARMYGTEESLLPHCLCIIFKRAKDFGGGVFSLAATVMSDVIHKDPTCFSILEAAGLPSAFMDAIMDGVLCSAEAITCIPQCLDALCLNNNGLQAVKDRNALRCFVRVFTSKQYLRALAADTSGSLSSGLDELMRHASSLRGPGVDMLIEVLTKIAKIGSGLDSASPSSECPSSSQPVPMETEPDNKDVVSSDDRDPSKPGSSEPFSDSAPDSSLSNIESFLPDCISNAARLLETILQNSDTCRIFVEKKGIECVLELFSLPLLPPSVSLGQSVAVAFKNFSAQHSASLARAVCSFLREHLKSTDELLSSIKGSHLAQVEVSQRVKILKSLSTLEGILSLSNSLLKGATTIVSELGSADADVLKDLGKAYREVLWQVSLCCELKVEEKRNVEVEPENADTGPSNVAGRESDDDANIPSIRYMNPVSIRNSSHPQWGVERDFISVVRSSEVFSRRTRHGIARLRGGRTGRQLEALQIDPEAGASSTEAQPHGTKKRSPEVLVSDNLNKLASTMRSFFTALVKAFTLPNRRRTETGSLSSASKSIGTALAKVFLEALGFPDPNSGVDISLSVKCRYLGKVVDDMVALTFDSRRRTCYTAMINKFYVHGTFKELLTTFDATSQLLWNVPYAISTSAAEHEKSGDGSKLSQSSWLLDTLQSYCRELEYFVNSGLLLSSTSASQAQLLVQPVAVGLSIGLFPVPRDPEAFVRMLQSQVLDVILPVWNHPMFPNCSPGFITSIISLITHVYNGVSDAKQNRNGLPGTASQRFMPPPPDEATIATIVEMGFSRARAEEALRRVETNSVEMAMEWLFSHAEDPVQEDDELARALALSLGNSAETHKVDGADKSSDASAEEGQAKPPPVDYILSVAMKLFQGCDSMAFPLTDLLGTLCSRSKGEDRSKVISYIVQQLKLCPLDFSKDSCALGMISHTLALLLSEDGSTREIAAQNGIVSIAVDILINFMERTEVPQELLVPKCISALLLILDDLVQSRPKISGDTDEATVPGALSGLSGNQAPSEAIKENSLPADECKDESAKDSPAFEKLLGKPTGYLTMEESHKVLGIACDLIKRHVPPIIMQAVLQLCARLTKSHALAVQFLESGGMIALFSLPRSCFFPGYDTLASAIVRHLLEDPQTLQTAMELEIRQTLSGSRHGGRILARTFLTSMAPVISRDPEIFMRAVAAVCQLETSGGRCIIVLSKDKDKDKEKKASSFDTGVSTNECIRLTENKVDGSIKSSKAHKKVSANLTQVIDHLLEIVSTYPPYHGDDDWGGHASAMDIDEPANKVKGKLKVNETVKIGTDSQSEKSAALAKVTFVLKLLSDIMLMYVHVVGVILKRDLEMCQQRGASHIECPGQGGIVHHVLHRLLPLAIDKSAGPDEWRDKLSEKASWFLVVLAGRSSEGRRRVVNELVKALSLFTNVESNSSSSSLLPDKKVFAFVDLVYSILSKNSSAASLPGSGCSPDIAKSMIDGGIVHCLSGILQVNDLDHPDAPKVVNLILKSLESLTRAANASEQISRADTLSRKKVNGPNGRSDSQGVGATASQQLQSSAENRSSEQGLSGNASSEAVLPDNSRDNGDQNANPNQSEEQEMRIEDPTTDTPLDLGDDYMREDMEESGALPNGEQIEMSFHVENRGDDDMNEEEDDMGDDGEDDDDGEDEDEDIAEDGTGLMSLADTDVEDHDDTGLGDDYNDMVDDEDDDFHENRVIEVRWREALDGLDHLQVLGQPGAGGGLIDVSAEAFEGVNVDDFFGIRRSFGFERRRQANRTSYERSVTEGNGLQHPLLSRPSNSGDLFSMWSSAGNSSRDAEGLSAADFSVGLESLRGSGRRGPGDGRWTDDGQPQGGGQAAAIAQAVEEQFISQLSNTGPAESASERLSQNQVLPERQEDDPVVATDNQLAIEEVNPDIVAEPAGYRHQAIEVQPSDIGMDIMETGDGNAIGTEPLETPSGSVAQDAVPFDRISSGVVPSQAEDFDRSPGPDSQSSCHAILVGEPDMAGPGSHASSVPESADVDMNATDVERDQVDSGLPPSGASLDEPSTQLVAQDAGQTDEASLNGEASNANAIDPTFLEALPEDLRAEVLASQQAQSAPAPTYAPPRVEDIDPEFLAALPPDIQAEVLAQQRAQRIAQQSEGQPVDMDNASIIATFPADLREEVLLTSSEALLSALPSPLLAEAQMLRDRAMSHYHARSLFGSSQRLNTRGNRFGFDRQTVMDRGVGVNIGRRASSVSENLKLNELEGEPLLDANGLKALIRLLRLAQPLGKGLLQRLLLNLCSHNDTRAILVRLLLDMIKPETVSIMGAVTSMNTQRLYGCQSDVVYGRSQLCDGVPPLVLRRVLEILTYLATNHSGVASLLFHFESSTIPDFAHTNQSEGKNAKGKEKITAGEHHVYVSESSENKDVPLILLLRLLSEPLFLRSIAHLEQVMGLLQVVVYAAASKVDIQINTEETAPPAENPPGNETTTETRTDSHVSLVESSQLDQSASASKSDGQRSIRTYDIFLLLPHSDLQNLCALLGHEGLSDKVYTLAGDVLRKLASVAAAHRKFFVVELSELAHRLSSSAANELITLRDTHMLGLSAGSMAGAAVLRVLQILSSLTSVGDDNDSDKAKERNASDKERVNDEEQEEHATMWKLNVALEPLWEELSECISSMESELNQTSQSSVASNISMGDHIQGSSSASPPLPPGTQRLLPFIEGFFVLCEKLQANSSILQQDQSNVTAREVKESGGSSVPLSIKSVDAYRIFDGSVTFVRFAEKHRRLLNAFVRQNPGLLEKSLSMLLKAPRLIDFDNKRAYFRSRIRQQHDQHLSGPLRISVRRAYILEDSYNQLRMRPNQDLKGRLNVHFQGEEGIDAGGLTREWYQLLSRVIFDKGALLFTTVGNNSTFQPNPNSVYQTEHLSYFRFIGRVVAKALFDGQLLDVYFTRSFYKHILGVKVTYHDIEAVDPDYYKNLKWMLENDVSDIPDLTFSMDADEEKHILYEKTEVTDYELKPGGRNIRVTEETKHEYVDLVADHILTNAIRPQISSFLDGFNELVPRELISIFNDKELELLISGLPEIDLADLKANTEYTGYTSASNVVQWFWEVVEAFNKEDMARLLQFVTGTSKVPLEGFKALQGISGPQKFQIHKAYGAPERLPSAHTCFNQLDLPEYSSKEQLQERLLLAIHEASEGFGFG is encoded by the exons ATGAAGTTGAAGCGGAGAAGGGCGCTTGAAGTG CCTTTGAAGATTAAATCCTTTATCAACAATGTGACTGCTACACCCCTTGAGAAAATAGAGGAACCGCTTAAAAGTTTTTCTTGGGAATTTGACAAG GGGGATTTCCATCATTGGGTCGACTTGTTTAATCACTTCGACACCTTTTTTGAGAAATTCATTAAACCAAGGAAGGATTTGCAACTTGAGGAGAACTTTTTAGAATCAGATCCACCTTTTCCACGGGATTCCGTTCTTCAGATTCTCCGTGTCATAAGAGTGATATTAGAAAACTGCACTAATAAGCATTTCTACAGCTCTTATGAG CATCACTTGTCATCTCTTCTTGCTTCCACCGATGCAGATGTCGTGGAGGCTTGTCTGCAGACTTTGGCTgcatttctaaaaaaatccaTTGGAAAGTATATAATAAGGGATGTTTCACTAAATTCAAGATTATTTTCCTTTGCTCAGGGATGGGGGGGTAAAGAAGAAGGTCTTGGATTGATTCCATGTGCTTTACAGGATATATCTGACCCTATTGCTCTTGAGTTGGGTAGCACTCtgcattttgaattttattctgTGAATGAAGATGCGTCAGTTGAACCTACTTCTACAGAACAGAAAACAAGGGGTTTACAAGTTATACACATGCCTGATGTGAATGCAAGCAAAGAGTCTAATCTTGAACTTCtgaataaattagttgtagaTTATAAAGTTCCCCATAACTTGAGATTTTCTCTTTTGACAAGGTTGAGGTTTGCTAGGGCTTTCAGCTCCCTGGAAGCAAGGCAGCAATATACTTGTATCCGCCTCTATGCCTTTGTGGTTCTTGTTCAAGCATGCAGTGATACTGATGACCTTGTTTCTTTCTTCAATGCTGAGCCAGAGTTCATCAATGAATTGGTTACTATGTTAAGCTATGAAGATGCAGTTCCAGAAAAGATTCGAATTTTAAGTCTTCTTTCCCTGGTTGCTCTTTGTCAAGATAGGTCACGTCAGCCCACTGTACTGACAGCTGTTACATCTGGTGGACATCGTGGCATTCTCTCCAGCCTTATGCAAAAGGCAATTGGCTCAGTTGTAAATAATTCATCGAAGTGGTCTGTTGTTTTTGCTGAGGCTCTGTTGTCTCTAGTTACAGTTTTGGTATCATCATCATCAGGTTGCTCAGCCATGCGTGAAGCTGGATTTATCCCCACTCTTCTACCTCTATTAAAAGATACTGACCCTCAGCACTTGCATTTGGTTAGCACAGCTGTACATGTTTTGGAAGCCTTCATGGATTACAGCAATCCAGCTGCTGCTCTTTTTCGGGACTTGGGAGGCCTTGATGATACCATTTCACGCCTAATGGTAGAAGTATCTCATGTTGAAAATGGTATAAAGCAACAAAGTACTTCTGGAGATCTTGAAAGTTCGGAGTATGGTGGTTCTGAGATAGGTACAAGTGCTTCTGCTGAGCTTGATAGTCTGCAGCCTCTTTACTCCGAGGCACTGGTTTCCTATCACCGCCGGCTGTTGATGAAAGCCTTATTGCGTGCTATATCACTTGGAACTTATGCTCCTGGAACAACAGCTCGTATGTATGGTACCGAAGAGAGCTTGTTGCCACATTGCTTGTGTATAATATTCAAACGGGCTAAAGATTTTGGTGGGGGTGTATTTTCACTTGCAGCTACTGTAATGAGTGATGTAATTCACAAAGATCCTACCTGTTTTTCTATCCTAGAAGCAGCAGGTCTTCCTTCTGCCTTTATGGATGCCATAATGGATGGTGTTCTTTGCTCGGCTGAGGCTATTACTTGCATACCACAGTGTCTTGATGCATTGTGTTTGAACAACAACGGTCTTCAGGCTGTGAAAGACCGCAATGCTCTGAGGTGCTTCGTAAGAGTCTTCACTTCCAAACAGTACCTGCGAGCTCTCGCTGCTGATACATCTGGTTCCTTATCAAGTGGCCTGGATGAACTCATGCGACATGCTTCCTCTTTGCGGGGACCGGGTGTAGACATGCTGATTGAGGTATTGACAAAAATTGCTAAAATAGGATCTGGACTTGACTCGGCATCTCCATCTTCGGAATGCCCAAGCAGCTCTCAACCTGTTCCAATGGAAACAGAACCTGATAACAAAGATGTGGTTTCTTCTGATGACAGAGATCCATCCAAGCCTGGAAGTTCTGAGCCATTTTCAGACTCGGCCCCTGATTCATCattatcaaatattgaatCATTTTTGCCTGATTGTATAAGCAATGCTGCTCGTCTTCTAGAAACAATTCTTCAGAATTCTGATACTTGCCGTATATTCGTTGAGAAGAAGGGAATTGAATGTGTCCTGGAATTGTTTTCTTTACCTCTGTTGCCTCCTTCAGTATCTCTCGGTCAAAGTGTAGCTGTtgcttttaaaaatttctctGCTCAACATTCTGCTTCACTTGCTCGTGCAGTATGTTCTTTCCTAAGGGAACATTTGAAGTCAACAGATGAACTTTTGAGTTCAATTAAGGGATCCCACCTTGCTCAGGTGGAAGTTTCTCAGAGAGTAAAGATCTTGAAGAGCCTCTCTACTTTGGAAGGAATCTTATCTCTTTCCAATTCTTTGTTAAAAGGAGCAACCACCATTGTTTCTGAACTAGGTTCTGCAGATGCAGATGTATTGAAAGACCTTGGGAAAGCTTATAGGGAAGTTCTGTGGCAAGTATCTCTATGCTGTGAGTTGAAGGTGGAGGAGAAACGAAATGTCGAAGTGGAGCCTGAAAATGCAGATACTGGCCCATCTAATGTCGCTGGAAGGGAGAGTGATGATGATGCTAATATTCCATCTATTAGATACATGAATCCTGTGTCAATCAGAAATAGTTCTCACCCACAGTGGGGAGTCGAACGTGACTTCATATCTGTGGTCCGCTCAAGTGAGGTTTTCAGTCGCCGCACTCGACATGGTATTGCCCGTCTTCGTGGTGGTAGGACCGGTAGGCAGTTGGAAGCCTTACAAATTGATCCTGAAGCTGGAGCGAGTAGTACCGAGGCTCAGCCCCATGGAACTAAGAAGAGAAGTCCAGAAGTACTGGTCTCAGATAACCTTAATAAGCTTGCTTCAACAATGCGATCTTTCTTCACAGCACTTGTGAAagcttttactttaccaaatcgTCGGAGGACTGAAACTGGATCCTTAAGTTCTGCTTCAAAGAGTATTGGAACAGCCCTAGCGAAAGTTTTTCTTGAGGCACTGGGTTTTCCAGATCCCAACTCAGGGGTTGATATCTCATTGTCTGTCAAGTGTCGCTATCTTGGAAAGGTTGTTGATGACATGGTTGCTCTCACATTTGATAGCAGGCGGCGAACTTGTTACACTGCAAtgattaacaaattttatgtccaTGGTACCTTCAAGGAGCTTCTTACAACATTTGATGCAACCAGTCAGCTGTTGTGGAATGTTCCTTATGCAATTTCCACATCAGCTGCGGAGCATGAGAAGAGTGGTGATGGGAGCAAACTTTCTCAGAGTTCGTGGCTCCTTGATACGTTGCAGAGTTATTGTCGAGAGCTTGAGTATTTTGTAAATTCTGGGCTTCTATTGTCTTCAACATCAGCATCCCAGGCGCAGCTTCTTGTTCAGCCTGTTGCGGTTGGTCTATCCATTGGGCTGTTCCCTGTTCCCAGGGACCCAGAAGCCTTTGTTCGCATGTTGCAGTCACAAGTTCTGGATGTGATACTTCCTGTCTGGAACCACCCAATGTTTCCCAATTGTAGTCCTGGTTTCATCACCTCCATCATTTCTCTAATCACTCATGTATACAATGGTGTTAGTGATGCAAAACAAAATCGCAATGGATTACCTGGAACAGCGAGCCAACGGTTCATGCCGCCTCCACCAGATGAGGCTACAATTGCTACTATTGTTGAAATGGGGTTTTCCAGAGCAAGGGCTGAGGAGGCACTTAGACGAGTGGAAACAAATAGTGTTGAGATGGCAATGGAATGGTTGTTTAGTCATGCTGAAGATCCTGTGCAAGAGGATGATGAGCTAGCTCGTGCCCTGGCCTTATCCCTAGGAAATTCTGCAGAAACGCATAAAGTTGACGGGGCTGATAAGTCCTCTGATGCTTCGGCTGAAGAGGGACAGGCAAAACCCCCTCCAGTGGATTATATCCTTTCTGTGGcaatgaaattatttcaaGGTTGTGATTCAATGGCATTCCCCTTGACAGATTTACTGGGGACTCTTTGTAGTAGGAGCAAGGGGGAAGATCGCTCAAAAGTCATTTCTTATATTGTTCAGCAGCTAAAGCTTTGCCCACTTGACTTCTCCAAGGATAGCTGTGCATTGGGTATGATTTCACATACTTTGGCATTACTTCTTTCAGAAGATGGAAGTACCCGGGAAATTGCAGCACAAAATGGGATTGTCTCAATCGCTGTAGAtatcttgattaattttatggaGAGGACAGAGGTGCCCCAAGAGCTTCTTGTCCCCAAATGCATCAGTGCATTACTTCTTATCTTGGATGATTTGGTGCAGTCTAGGCCTAAGATATCTGGGGATACTGATGAGGCAACAGTTCCTGGAGCTTTATCTGGCTTGTCAGGAAATCAAGCACCATCTGAAGCAATAAAAGAGAATTCATTACCTGCTGATGAATGTAAAGATGAATCTGCTAAGGATAGCCCTGCCTTTGAAAAACTTCTTGGAAAGCCAACGGGTTACTTGACAATGGAGGAGAGTCATAAAGTACTTGGAATTGCTTGTGACCTGATAAAAAGACATGTACCCCCAATTATTATGCAGGCCGTACTTCAGTTATGTGCTCGCCTGACAAAATCACATGCTCTGGCTGTACAATTTCTTGAAAGTGGTGGTATGATTGCCCTCTTTAGCCTTCCAAGAAGTTGTTTTTTTCCTGGGTATGACACCTTAGCATCTGCTATTGTTAGACATCTTCTAGAGGATCCTCAGACACTGCAAACAGCTATGGAATTGGAGATACGCCAAACACTTAGTGGAAGCAGACATGGAGGGCGTATATTGGCTAGAACATTTTTGACATCTATGGCACCTGTTATATCCAGAGATCCAGAGATTTTTATGAGAGCAGTGGCTGCTGTCTGTCAGTTGGAAACATCAGGAGGGAGGTGCATTATAGTGCTATCTAAAGATAAAGacaaagataaagagaaaaaagctTCCAGTTTTGACACTGGAGTATCTACTAATGAATGCATTAGACTAACTGAAAATAAGGTTGATGGGTCTATTAAGTCTTCCAAAGCCCACAAAAAGGTATCAGCAAATCTTACTCAAGTCATTGATCACCTACTTGAGATTGTGTCAACTTATCCTCCATACCATGGTGATGATGACTGGGGTGGGCATGCTAGTGCTATGGATATAGATGAACCAGCTAACAAAGTGAAGGGTAAATTGAAGGTTAATGAAACAGTAAAGATTGGAACAGACAGTCAGTCAGAGAAATCAGCTGCTCTTGCTAAAGTGACTTTTGTTCTGAAGCTATTGAGCGATATTATGCTTATGTATGTTCACGTTGTCGGAGTAATCTTGAAACGAGATCTGGAAATGTGCCAACAACGTGGGGCTAGTCATATCGAATGTCCTGGACAGGGGGGCATAGTTCATCATGTTTTACATCGTCTTCTTCCCTTGGCGATAGATAAGTCTGCTGGCCCTGATGAATGGAGAGACAAGCTCTCTGAAAAAGCTTCATGGTTTTTGGTTGTATTGGCTGGCCGCTCTAGTGAGGGAAGGAGAAGGGTAGTGAATGAACTTGTAAAAGCTTTGTCTTTATTCACAAATGTTGAGAGCAATTCTTCTAGTAGCAGCTTGTTACCTGATAAGAAAGTGTTTGCTTTTGTTGATTTGGTCTACTCCATTCTGTCAAAGAATTCTTCGGCTGCCAGCCTTCCTGGTTCTGGGTGTTCTCCTGACATTGCCAAAAGCATGATAGATGGTGGGATTGTGCATTGCCTCTCGGGCATTCTTCAGGTAAATGACTTGGACCACCCTGATGCACCGAAAGTTGTGAATCTCATACTCAAGTCTCTGGAAAGCTTGACAAGGGCTGCAAATGCTAGTGAACAAATCTCTAGGGCTGATACACTGAGTAGGAAAAAGGTAAATGGTCCAAATGGAAGGTCCGATTCACAGGGTGTTGGAGCTACAGCTTCTCAACAATTACAATCTTCTGCTGAAAATAGAAGTTCTGAACAAGGGCTTAGTGGGAATGCTAGTTCTGAAGCTGTGCTCCCAGATAATTCTCGGGATAATGGTGATCAAAATGCAAACCCAAACCAGTCGGAGGAACAAGAGATGAGGATTGAGGATCCAACTACTGACACACCTTTGGATCTTGGGGATGATTATATGCGTGAGGATATGGAGGAAAGTGGTGCATTACCCAATGGAGAGCAAATTGAGATGTCTTTTCATGTAGAAAATAGAGGAGATGATGATatgaatgaagaagaagatgacaTGGGTGATGATGGTGAGGATGATGATGACGGAGAGGATGAGGATGAAGATATAGCAGAAGATGGCACTGGATTGATGTCCTTGGCTGATACAGATGTGGAGGACCATGATGATACTGGCTTGGGTGATGACTATAATGATATGGTtgatgatgaggatgatgaTTTCCATGAAAACCGTGTAATTGAGGTTAGGTGGAGGGAAGCCCTTGATGGGTTAGATCATTTGCAGGTCCTTGGACAACCTGGAGCAGGGGGAGGCCTAATTGATGTGTCAGCTGAAGCTTTTGAAGGCGTTAATGTTGATGACTTCTTTGGAATCCGTAGGTCTTTTGGATTTGAGCGCCGTCGTCAGGCAAATAGAACATCCTATGAGCGGTCAGTTACAGAAGGCAATGGTCTTCAACATCCTCTGCTTTCAAGGCCATCAAATTCCGGTGATTTGTTTTCAATGTGGTCATCTGCTGGGAATTCATCCCGGGATGCTGAAGGCCTTTCTGCTG CTGACTTTTCTGTTGGTTTAGAGTCCTTGCGCGGATCGGGCCGAAGAGGGCCAGGTGATGGCCGCTGGACTGATGATGGCCAACCCCAAGGTGGTGGTCAAGCTGCAGCAATTGCTCAAGCAGTTGAAGAGCAGTTCATTTCGCAATTAAGCAACACTGGTCCTGCTGAAAGTGCTTCTGAACGGCTTTCACAGAACCAAGTATTACCAGAAAGGCAGGAAGATGATCCAGTTGTGGCCACTGATAATCAACTGGCAATAGAG GAAGTAAACCCAGATATTGTTGCTGAACCAGCTGGTTATCGTCATCAAGCGATTGAAGTTCAGCCAAGTGACATTGGTATGGATATCATGGAAACTGGGGATGGAAATGCTATTGGAACAGAGCCACTGGAGACACCTTCTGGTTCTGTGGCTCAGGATGCTGTGCCCTTTGATAGGATTTCAAGTGGTGTTGTGCCATCTCAGGCTGAGGATTTTGATAGATCCCCAGGACCAGATAGCCAGTCTAGTTGTCATGCAATATTGGTCGGTGAGCCCGATATGGCTGGTCCAGGCAGTCATGCTTCCTCTGTTCCAGAAAGTGCAGATGTCGATATGAATGCTACTGATGTGGAAAGAGATCAGGTGGATTCAGGATTACCTCCATCTGGGGCCAGTCTAGACGAACCATCAACTCAGCTGGTGGCTCAAGATGCAGGCCAGACAGATGAAGCTAGTTTGAACGGTGAGGCTTCTAATGCTAATGCCATAGATCCGACATTCTTGGAAGCACTTCCAGAAGATCTTCGTGCAGAGGTTCTTGCTTCTCAGCAAGCTCAGTCTGCTCCAGCACCTACATACGCACCTCCAAGAGTTGAAGACATTGATCCAGAGTTTTTAGCTGCGCTTCCTCCGGATATTCAAGCTGAAGTTCTTGCACAACAACGGGCACAAAGGATTGCACAGCAATCAGAAGGACAACCAGTTGACATGGACAATGCTTCAATTATTGCCACTTTTCCAGCTGATCTGCGTGAAGAG GTTCTTTTGACATCTTCAGAGGCTTTATTATCTGCATTGCCATCTCCATTACTTGCTGAAGCACAAATGCTTAGAGACAGAGCAATGAGCCACTACCATGCTCGCAGCTTGTTTGGAAGTAGCCAGAGATTGAACACTAGGGGAAACAGGTTTGGTTTTGATAGGCAAACAGTTATGGACAGGGGTGTCGGAGTAAATATTGGAAGGAGGGCATCTTCAGTATCTGAGAACTTGAAGTTGAATGAACTTGAGGGAGAACCACTTTTGGATGCTAATGGCTTGAAAGCATTAATTCGTCTATTACGGCTGGCACAG CCTCTTGGGAAGGGTCTACTGCAGAGACTTTTATTGAACTTGTGCTCACACAATGACACAAGAGCAATACTTGTTCGACTTCTTCTTGACATGATAAAGCCTGAGACAGTGAGCATCATGGGTGCAGTGACTTCAATGAATACACAGAGGCTCTATGGTTGTCAGTCTGATGTTGTTTATGGTCGATCTCAATTATGTGATG GTGTTCCTCCACTTGTGTTGCGAAGGGTACTTGAGATTCTAACATATCTGGCTACAAATCATTCTGGTGTGGCCAGTCTTCTTTTCCACTTTGAGAGCTCAACTATTCCTGATTTTGCACATACGAACCAGTCAGAGGGGAAGAATGCAAAAGGCAAGGAAAAAATCACTGCTGGAGAGCATCATGTCTACGTTTCTGAAAGCTCAGAGAACAAGGATGTCCCTTTGATATTACTTCTGAGACTCTTAAGTGAACCACTGTTCTTACGCAGTATTGCGCACCTTGAGCAG GTCATGGGTCTACTCCAAGTGGTGGTGTATGCTGCTGCATCCAAagtagatattcaaattaatactGAAGAAACTGCACCTCCAGCTGAAAACCCTCCTGGAAATGAAACCACCACTGAAACTCGCACAGACTCTCATGTATCACTAGTGGAATCTAGTCAACTTGACCAAAGCGCCAGTGCTTCCAAATCAGATGGCCAGAGAAGTATTAGGACTTATGATATTTTCCTACTGTTGCCTCATTCAGATCTGCAAAATCTCTGTGCTCTTCTTGGGCATGAAGG GCTTTCAGACAAAGTTTACACACTCGCTGGTGATGTGCTGAGGAAATTGGCCTCTGTAGCTGCTGCTCATCGCAAATTTTTTGTTGTGGAGCTCTCGGAGTTAGCTCATAGATTGAGCAGCTCGGCTGCAAATGAACTTATTACACTTAGAGATACGCACATGCTGGGTTTGAGTGCTGGGTCCATGGCTGGGGCTGCTGTTCTTCGGGTTCTTCAGATTCTCAGCTCGCTCACTTCTGTTGGTGATGACAATGACAGTGACAAGGCCAAAGAGAGGAATGCCAGTGATAAGGAAAGGGTGAATGATGAAGAACAGGAAGAACATGCTACAATGTGGAAGTTAAATGTGGCTTTGGAGCCACTATGGGAAGAACTAAGTGAGTGCATTAGTTCAATGGAATCGGAGTTAAATCAGACCTCCCAGTCTTCAGTTGCCTCAAACATTAGCATGGGTGACCATATACAGGGTTCTTCTTCAGCGTCTCCTCCTCTTCCGCCTGGAACTCAGAGACTCCTACCTTTCATTGAGGGGTTTTTTGTTCTATGTGAAAAATTGCAGGCAAACAGTTCAATATTGCAGCAAGATCAATCCAATGTGACTGCAAGAGAAGTGAAAGAGTCTGGTGGGAGTTCAGTTCCGTTATCTATTAAAAGTGTGGATGCTTACAGGATATTTGATGGATCTGTCACATTTGTGAGGTTTGCTGAGAAGCACCGACGCCTTCTTAATGCTTTTGTGAGGCAGAATCCTGGTTTATTGGAAAAATCACTCTCAATGCTGCTCAAAGCTCCCAGGTTAATTGATTTTGACAACAAAAGAGCTTATTTTCGATCCAGGATCCGGCAGCAGCATGACCAACACCTCTCAGGACCTCTGCGTATTAGTGTTAGACGGGCATACATTTTAGAGGATTCGTATAATCAACTTCGAATGCGACCAAATCAAGATCTTAAGGGAAGGTTGAATGTTCATTTTCAAGGTGAAGAGGGTATTGATGCCGGTGGCTTGACTAGGGAATGGTATCAGTTATTATCAAGGGTCATCTTTGACAAAGGAGCTCTACTGTTTACTACAGTTGGAAATAATTCGACTTTTCAGCCAAATCCTAATTCTGTATATCAAACTGAACATCTCTCTTATTTCAGATTTATCGGCCGCGTG GTAGCTAAGGCACTCTTTGATGGACAATTGCTTGATGTATATTTTACTCGGTCCTTCTACAAGCATATCCTCGGCGTGAAGGTGACATATCATGATATTGAGGCTGTTGATCCtgattattataaaaatttgaaatggatGCTGGAG AATGATGTGAGTGACATACCTGATCTGACCTTTAGCATGGACGCAGATGAAGAAAAGCACATCCTTTATGAGAAAACAGAG GTTACCGATTATGAGCTCAAACCGGGAGGAAGGAATATCAGAGTGACAGAGGAGACGAAGCATGAATATGTAGACCTCGTTGCTGATCATATCTTGACCAATGCCATCCGCCCTCAAATAAGTTCGTTCCTTGATGGTTTCAATGAATTAGTACCACGAGAGCttatatcaattttcaatGATAAGGAGcttgaattattaattagtggTCTGCCAGAGATTGATT TGGCTGATCTGAAAGCGAATACGGAGTATACTGGTTACACATCAGCATCTAATGTTGTTCAGTGGTTCTGGGAGGTTGTTGAGGCATTCAACAAGGAAGATATGGCGAGATTACTCCAATTTGTAACAGGCACTTCGAAG GTTCCTTTGGAAGGGTTCAAGGCACTGCAAGGCATATCAGGTCCGCAGAAGTTTCAGATTCACAAAGCATATGGAGCTCCTGAGAGACTTCCATCTGCTCATACCTG CTTCAACCAACTGGACCTTCCGGAGTACTCCTCAAAGGAACAGCTTCAAGAGCGTTTATTGCTGGCAATCCATGAGGCTAGCGAAGGATTTGGGTTTGGTTAA